From the Burkholderia ubonensis subsp. mesacidophila genome, the window CCGGCGAACGCGGCCTTCACCTGGTCGACCGCCGTCAGCGGGATGCCGTGATCGTTTTCCGCGTAATGGAACAGGATCGGCTGCGTGACCTTGCCCGCGACGTCGAGCGCGTTCTGGATGCCGCCGCCGTAATAGGCGACCGCCGCGTCGACCTTGCCGGTCGCGGCCGCGAGATACGCGAGGCGGCCGCCGAAGCAGTAGCCGATCGCGGCGACCTTGCCACCGGCTTCGGGCCGCGCGCGCAGCAGGTCGGCCGCCGCGGCGATATCCGCGACCGCGAGGTTCACGTCGGTCTTCTGCAGCAGCTCGATGCCCTTGTCGCGGTCCGCGCCTTCGTAGGCCAGCTCGACGCGCGGCTGGGTGCGCCAGAACACGTCCGGCGCGAGCGCGACGTAGCCGTCGGCTGCGTACTGGTCGGCGACCGAGCGGATATGCGCGTTCACGCCGAAGATCTCCTGCACGATGATGACGGCGGGCCCCTTGCCGCGCCGTGGCAGTGCGAGATAGCCGCCGAAGCTGTCGTTACCGGTCGGGATGTCGATCCATTGGGCAGTCACGTTGCACTCCTGGCGAGCGAGGCCGCGCCGCGCGCGCCTCGGGATTGAAAAAAGGGGGCGGTCTAGTGTGCCACCATTCAGCAGCCGTTGCAGTGCGCGCCGATCGCTTCTCGCGCAGCGAACGTTCCGTTCACGATTATTCATTTTTCGGTGGCGTGGCGCTTCGGTAAAGTCGACCGCATCGACCCGTTACAACGCGCTTTCACGCGCCACCGAAGGATCCGCTCATGTCAGTCCGCTCCCTGTCCACGCCGTTCGCCGAACGCTTCGGCCTGCGCCTGCCGCTCGTGCAGGCGCCGATGGTCGGCGCGACCACGCCCGCGATGGTCGCCGCCGCTTCGAACGCCGGTGCGCTCGGCAGTCTCGGCGGCGGCGCGTTTGCGCCCGAACGTCTCGCCGACGAGGTCGCGCAGATCCGCGCGGCCACCGACCGTCCGTTCGCGGTCAACCTGTTCGTGCTGCCGGAGCTCGCGCCCGACGCGGCGACGATCGCGCGCGCGATCGCCGCGATCGATCCGCTCAACGCGGCGCTCGGCCTGCCGCCGGGCGTCGCGCCCGCACGCTTCGCGCCCGATTTCCGCGCGCAGCTCGACATGCTGGTGTCGCTGCGCGTGCCGGTCGCGAGCTTCACGTTCGGCGTGCTCGACGCGGCCGACGTCGCCCGGCTGAAGGCGGCCGGCACCTACGTGATCGGCACCGCGACGCATGTCGCGGAAGGGCTCGCCTGGCAGGCGGCCGGCGCCGACGCGCTGTCGGCGCAGGGCGCCGAGGCGGGCGGCCATCGCGGCACGTTCATCGGCGCGGCCGACGACGCGCTGATCGGCACGCTCGCGCTCGTGCCGCAACTCGTCGACGCAACCGGGCTGCCCGTGCTCGCGGCGGGCGGCATCATGGACGGCCGAGGCATCGCGGCGGCACTCGCGCTTGGTGCGCAGGCCGCACAGCTCGGCACCGCGTTCCTGACGTGCGCGGAAAGCCCGATCGCTGCCGACTGGAAAGCGCGGTTGCTGGCGAGCGCGGACACGTCGACGCAGGTCACGCGCGCGATCACCGGGCGCCATGCGCGCGGGCTGCGCAACATGCTGATGGCGCGGCTCGGCGAGCGCCCCGGCGACGTCGCGCCGTATCCGATGCAGAACGCGCTCACGCAGCCGCTGCGCCAGGCCGCCGCGCGCGCGAACGACGGCGACTATCTGTCGCTGTGGGCCGGGCAGGGCGCGCCGCTCGCGCGGCGGCGCGGCGACGCGCTGACGGCGTCGCAGCTGATCGACGCGCTCGACGCCGAATGGCGTGCGACGGCCCGTTAATCGTGCATCGTTCGAGTGCAATGAAACGCGCGTTCGGACGCGCGTTTCGATGTGCATTCGGCATGCGTTCGGCGTCGCGATCCCGTGCTTAAAATGATGATTAAAAATGTCGCGCGAGCGCCTTGGAAAAGCCTTTCAATAAGGTGTCAGAACTAGCGGAAACCCTTATCCGGCGGACGTTCTGGCGAGGTCATGGGGTGGCCTGATACGTGCTTGTATCGATAGTGTTATCACTACCCCAAAAAAGTCCCACAAATTAATTTGATCACCTACACTTCGGCGCAAGTACGGGTGGGCGGCTGCTAAAAGCGGCCGCTTCGCGTGCTTGAGGCCAAGTGCATGAACGATGCAACCGGCGAATCGTCCAGTGATGGCAACACAGGGATGGCAGCGGGGCACCGGGCGATGGCGTTTTTGGGGATCGAAACTGGAGACTTATATGAATATCAAGATGCAAAAGCTGCTGCCGATCGCCGCAGCCGCGACGCTGTGCGTTGCTGGCGCAGGCAACGCGTTCGCCGATCAAGTCGTCAAGATCGGTCACGTCGCGCCGTTGACGGGCGGCATTGCACACCTCGGCAAGGACAACGAAAACGGCGCGCGTCTCGCAGTCGAGGAGATCAACGCCAAGGGTCTCACGGTCGGCGGCCAGAAGATCACGCTGCAACTCGATGCGCAGGATGACGCCGCCGACCCGCGGCAGGCGACGCAGGTCGCGCAGAAGCTCGTCGACGACAAGGTCGTCGCGGTGGTCGGCCACTTGAACTCGGGCACCTCGATCCCGGCGTCGAAGATCTACAGCGACGCGGGCATCGTGCAGATCTCGCCGTCGGCGACCAACCCGGCTTACACGCAGCAAGGCTTCAAGACGACGTACCGCGTCGTCGCGACCGATGCGCAGCAGGGCCCGGCGCTGGCGAACTACGCGCATTCGAAGGGCATCAAGAGCGTCGCGGTGGTCGACGATTCGACCGCTTACGGCCAGGGTCTCGCGAACGAGTTCGAGAAGAAGGCCAAGGCGCTCGGCCTGAAGGTGGTGTCGCACGACGCGACGAACGACAAGGCGGTCGACTTCCGCGCGATTCTGACCAAGATCAAGGGCGAGAATCCGGACGCGATCATGTACGGCGGCATGGACGCGACGGGCGGCCCGTTCGCGAAGCAGGCGAAGCAGCTCGGCCTGCGCGCGAAGATCCTCGCGGGCGACGGCGTATGCACGGAGAAGCTGGCCGACCTGGCCGGCGACGCGACCGACAACGTCGTGTGCTCGGAAGCGGGCGCTTCGCTCGAGAAGATGCCGGGCGGCGCCGCGTTCAAGGCGAAGTACGAGAAGCGCTTCGGCCAGCCGATCCAGATCTACGCGCCGTTCACGTATGACGCGGTGTACATCGTCGCCGACGCGATGAAGCGCTCGAACTCGACCGATCCGGCGAAGATTCTCGCGGCGATGCCGGAGACGAACTACACGGGCGTGATCGGGACGACGACGTTCGATTCGAAGGGCGACCTGAAGCACGGCGTGATTTCGCTCTACAACTACAAGGGCGGCAAGAAGACGTTCCTCGACGAAGTGAAGATGTAATCGAGCGGTCGACAATTGGGGTGGAAACGCGCATGCGGTAACGCATGCGCGTTTCTTTTTTGCGGGGCATGCGATGCGTGCCGGCCTGCCGTCAGATCTTCAGGTGCGCAAGCACCTTCGGCGCGACGGCCGCGACGAGCGCCGCGCACAGCGCGACGACCGCGAGCCCGATCGTCAGGTTCGCGGCCTGCGCGACCGCGCCGATCACGACCGGACCGAACAGCAGTCCGAAATAGGCGAGGCCGGCCACGTGCGCGAGGCCTTCGGCCGCATGGATGCCCTTCACGCGCGCGGCCGCGGCGAACAGCACCGGCATCATGTTCGCGAGCCCGAGGCCCATCAGCGTGAAACCCGTCAGCACCGCGGCCGGGTGCGGCAGCAGCAGTGCGCCGATCATCCCCGCGCACGCGAGCGACGCGCTCGCGAACACGAGCTGCGGCGCGCCGAAGCGCGCGCGCACCGCGTCGCCGGCGAAGCGCGCGGCCGCCATGCCGCCGGAGAAGGCCGCATACGCGGCGCTCGCGAGCGCCGGGCTGGCCGCGACGACGTCGCGCATGTAGACCGTCGCCCAGTCGTACATCGCGCCTTCGGCGATGAGCGCCACGAGCGCGATGCCGCCGAGCATCCACAGCGCGGGCGAGCGCCAGCGGTTGCCGCCGCCGTGCGCGTGCGCGTGGTGCGGGACGTGCGGCAGCACCGACGGGCACGCGGCGACGAGCACCGCGGCGCTGACCGCCGCGGCGAGCGCGAGGTGCGCAGCGGGAGCCATGCCGGCCGACAGCAGCGCGCCGCCGGCTGCCGCGCCCGCCATCCCGCCGACGCTGAACATTCCGTGCAGCGCCGACATGATCGGCCGGCCGATCGCGATCTCGACCGCGCTCGCCTCGGCGTTCATCGCGACGTCGAGCGTCGCCATCGAGAAGCCGAACAGCGCGAGCACCGCGAGCAGCAGCGGATAGTCGGGCACCACGAGGATCAGCGCCGCGCACGCCGACATCACGAGGCCGCCCGCGAGGCACGCGGTGCGAGAGCCTACGCGCGCGATCCAGCGCGCGACGGTCAGCATCGCGGCGATCGAGCCGCCGGCCACCGCGAACAGCGCGATGGACAGCAGTGCGGGACTCAGCGCGAACTTGTCGCGCACGGTCGGCACATGCACGCCCCACGACGCGTACATCATGCCGGCGACGAAGAACAGCGCCATCGTGGCGGTGCGGGCCCGCTGGCGAACGGGGAGCGAGAGGGCGCGGTGCGCGGCGGGCGCGGCCGCGAAGTCGGGGGAGGATTCGGACACGTCAAGCTCTGCAGAAGAAAAATGATCGAACGCGCGAGACGTCGATGGAGAATCGTCCGATTCTATCGAACCGCTTACGATTTCGCTGGCGCAGTGGTTGTCGCCCGATGCGCCGCGACGGCCATCACGCGTAACATCGATCCACCGCGGCGCACGCGTTGCGCCGCCTTTCGACCGCAGGAGTTCCCGTGAACATCGACCCCGTCCTTGCCCTGCACCTGCTGCACCGCTGCGCGCTCGGCACGCTCGCGACGCACGCGCGCGAGCCGCAAGGCTTTCCGTATCCGACGGTCGTGCCGTTCGCGCCGGATGCGCGCCACCGGCCCGTGATCCTCGTGAGCGGCCTCGCCGAGCACACGCGCAATCTTGCCGCCGATCCGCGCGCGGGCTTTCTCGTCGTCGACGCGCCGGACGGCGACGTGCTGAACGCCGAGCGCGCGACGCTGCTCGGCCGCTTCGCGCCGGTCGACGCCGATCCGCATCTCGTCGCGCGCTACCTGCGTTACGAACCGGACGCCGCGCGCTATCTCGCGCTCGGCGATTTCACGTTCTGGGCGCTCGACGTCGAGCGGCTGCGCTATATCGGCGGATTCGGCCGGATGGGCTGGGTGGAGGGCGCGGCGCTCGACGCAGGTGCGCCGCTCGGCTTCGACGACGAGCAGGCCCTGTGGGCCGCCTACGACGCGGCCGACGTGCGCCGCGTCGGGCTCGACCTGCTGGGCGTCGACCGCTACGGCGCCGACTGGCGGCACGACGGCCGGCGGGTCCGCACCGCGTTCGACGCGCCGCAGATGGACGCCGGCGTGCTGCGCGCGCAACTGATCGCATGCGCGCAACGTGTGGCGTGAGGTCGCGGGCGTCGATCGGTGTTTATTCCGTTGACTATACAAGTCGATTTTTCCGATCCTGTCGTCTGATGAAAGCTTTGATTTTTCGGGTGCAGGGTAATTGCGTATGCTGAAAGTCTTAATAGTCGCCTGCTTTTGTCCTAATCTCGCTGTAAGGACATGGAAAATTGAGAAATGGCCGCGACGGGTCAAAATGACCCGGCCGAATGGCAATTCAACTCGGTATTTTCATTGAGTCCACTTCATTCAATTCTGTTTTGTGCTAATCTCTGCCTTCAAAATCCGAGGCACAAATATTTCAAGAATGGTGAACCGGCTCAAGACCGGCGCCATTGGTCAGATAAAAAGGGAAACTATGTCTTCTTACAAGGACCTGCTGGCCCAGCGGGAAAAGCTGGAGAAGCAAATCGAAGAAGCGAAGTCGCGCGAATACGCCGAAGTGCTGAACGACGTGAAGCAGAAAATCGCTGACTACGGCTTCACGCTCGCCGAGCTCGGCCTGAGCCGTGCGAAGGCTGGCAAGGTCGGCCGTCCGCGTGCCGGCGTCGCGGCAAAATACCGCGATCCGGAATCGGGCGCGACGTGGTCGGGCCGCGGCAAGCCGCCGCGCTGGATCGCCGGCAAGAACCGCGAACAGTTTGCAATCTAAACGCCTGTTCGACAGTCTTGCGCTGAAAGGCCGCGTGTCCGTCACTGGAGCGCGGCCTTTTGTTTTGGCGCCGCCGGCGGGTGCGGACTGTCACGAAAGCGTCACAATCGGTGTGAATGCAAATGCGACCCGTTCGCATAACCGATTGATTTAAATGAGAAATTTGGGGTTATCGGAATGGCGTGCAACGCGCCTTGGTAGAATCCGATATCACACTCCCTTATCTCATATTTCATGTCCACCTTTTCCGGCGACGTGCAAAGCGGCGAAAAGCACGCGGTTGCGCGCAAGAGCACACTGGTCAGTATCGTGCTCAACGTCGTGCTCGCGACGTTTCAGATCGTGGTCGGCACGATTGCGCATTCGCAGGCGCTGATTGCCGATGGCATCCATTCAATCTCCGATTTGATCTCGGATTTTGTCGTCCTGGTCGCGAATCGCCACAGTGGCGCAATGCCGGACGCCGATCACAATTACGGGCACAGCCGTTACGAGACGGTAGCGTCGCTGTTTCTCGGCGCGATTCTGATCGCGGTGGGGATCGGCATGCTTTGGCGCGCGGGCGATCGCCTCGTGCATCTCGAGGACATTCCGCCCGTGCATTTCAGTGCGTTGATCGTCGCGGTCACCGTGCTGGTGTCGAAAGAGGCGCTGTTCCGCTACATGCTGCGCGAGGCGCAGCGCGTGCGCTCGGCCATGCTCGTCGCGAATGCATGGCATGCGCGCTCGGATGCCGCGTCGTCGCTCGTGGTCGCGATCGGCATCGTCGGCAGTCTTGCCGGCGTGAGGCTGCTCGACCCGATCGCCGCCGCGATCGTCGGCTTCATGGTCGCGCGGATGGGCTGGACGTTCGGCTATGACGCGCTGCAGGACCTCTCCGACCGCGCGCTCGACGAGACCGACACCGCGGAGATCCGCGCGCTGCTCGCGGCCACGCCCGGCGTGCGCGACGTGCACGACCTGCGCACGCGCAAGATGGGCGATTCGGCGCTCGTCGATGCGCATATCCTCGTCGACCCGATGATCTCGGTATCGGAAGGGCATTACATCGCGGAGACCGCGCGTGCGCGCGTGCTGTCCGACCGCCGCGTGCTCGATGCGCTGATCCACGTCGATCCGGAGAACGACGCCGCGCGCCGGCCGGCGCTCGCGCTGCCGCCGCGCGGCGAGATCGCGGCACGGCTCGAGGCCGAGCTCGCGCGGCGCGGCCTGCGCGCCGACACGGTGAATCTTCACTACCTGAGCACGGGGCTCGAGATCGACGTGACGCTCGCGGCCGATCCGCACGCAACTGCCGACGCCGACGCGACGCTGGCCGACCGCCTCGACGTCGATGCGCTGACGCGGCAGTTCGGCGCGCGCCGGATCCGTTTCACGCGGGCGGTGCAGGAGCGTCCATAACGGAGGCAGGTTGGTGCGGACGCGGTCCGCGCGCTGCCTGGCGTCCTAGAGCGGCAACTGCGTATCGAACTTGATCTCGCGCAACACGACGCTCGTGCGCACCTGCGACACCGCCGGAATCTTGAAGATGCGTTCGTGCAGGAACACGTCGTACGCCTTGATGTCGGGCGCGACGATCTTGAGGATGTAGTCGGCTTCGCCTGTCGTGCTGTAGCACTCGGTGACTTCCGGGCAGGTCGCGATCTCGCGCTCGAACTGCTCGACGCCGCCCTCGTTGTGACGGGTCAGGTGCACGTGCGCGAGCGCGCACACGTGCAGGCCGAGTTTCTCGCGATCGAGCAGCGCGGTGTAGCGCTGGATCACGCCGGATTGCTCCATGTCCTTGATGCGGCGCCAGCACGGCGTGCTCGACAGGCCGACCTGGTCGGAGATTTCCTGGACCGAGCGGCGCGCGTCGAGCTGCAACAGGCGAAGGATTTTTTGCGAAAAGGAATCGAGCGTCACCTGCGCCTCCATGCGGCAGCTACAACACTCCGAATGTTAGAGGGGCGCGAAAGGAAAGGCAATCCGATGCGCCGCCGCTGAGGGAGATTCGCTAATTTGCGCGCGGGTCCGTAGGATTTTGTCCCGCTGTGCCGTCGTCCGCCGCCGTGTCGTCGTCGGACGCCCGCGCCGCGAGCGCGGCCTGCTGCACGCGCAGGTCGGCGAGCATGTTGCAGAACAGCGCGCCTTGCTCGATCGCGTCGTCGAGCGCGACGTGCGTGTGCGGATGATCGTCGAACCAGTGTTTCGGGAAGCGCGGCTTGATCGCCTTGCGGTACGGCAGGCCCGTCATCGCGAACGCGAGCGTCTTGATGTCGAGCGCCGACCACGAGAACGGGCAGCGGCCGGCGAAGCGCATCATGTACCAGAACATGAACGTGAAATCGAAGCCGGCCGGCATCGCGACGAACACCGGCTTGCCGGGCAGCGCCTCGACCCAGTCGACGTATGCGACGAGCGCCGCTTCCGGCGCCTGCAGGTCGCGCCGGCACGCGGCCCACGCATCGGGCTGGGTCTTCCACCACGCGTCCTGCACCGGATGCGGCTGCGCGCCGGGCAGCGTCTCAAGGTTCGCGGAAAACGTCGCGATCAGCTGCTTGTCCTCGGTGTACGCGGCCGACGCGAAGCTCAGCATCGAGTGCGGGCCGGGAATCGGGCCGTCGGCCTCGACATCGGTGCTGACGTAGATTTCCTGAATCGCCTTCTGGTTCATCCGAACACCTTGTCCGAGACGAACGGATTCGTGCGGCGCTCGTCGCCGAACGTCGAGACCGGGCCGTGGCCGGGCACGAACGTGACGTCGTCGCCGAGCGGCCACAGCTTTTCCTTGATCGAGCGGACGAGGTCGGCGTGGTTGCCGCGCGGGAAATCGGTGCGGCCGATCGAGCCCGCGAACAGCACGTCGCCGACGATCGCGAGCCGGTGCGGGCGGCTGAAGAACACGACGTGGCCCGGCGTGTGGCCCGGGCAGTGGTAGACCTCGAGCGTCTCGTCGCCGAACTGCACGGTATCGCCGTCGTTCAGCCAGCGGTCGGGCTCGAATGCGTCCGCGGCCGGGAAGCCGAAGCGCTCGCTCTGCGTCGGCAGCTTTTCGATCCAGAAGCGCTCGTCTTCCTGCGGCCCTTCGATCGGCACGCCGTAGCGGGTTGCGAGCGTCTTCGCGCCCGCGCAGTGGTCGATGTGTCCGTGCGTGAGCAGCACTTTCTCGACCTGCACGTTCTGGCGGGCGACTTCCTGTTCGATCCGTTCGAGATCGCCGCCGGGATCGACGACGGCGGCGCGGCCGGTCGCCTCGCAGACGAGCAGCGAGCAGTTCTGCTGGAACGGCGTGACCGGGATGAGCGTGACTTTCATGAAAGCACCGGCAGGTTGAAAGGACCGATTGTACCGGGCGAACACGCGGCCGGTCGGCCGCGCCGCGCGGGCCGCGCGATGCGCTCGCGCGCATGCCGATTGTTACAGCCATAGCGAGAATCAATGGTGTGCCCAGGCCGGTTTTCGGGACACGTTTTTGATTTCTGTATAATGGCGCCTATCCTGCGTGAAATTTACGCAATCCGCTGGTGTTCGAGCCCCGATTGACACGGGGTCATGAGCACCGTCAAAGCATCAGCCGCCGGGGAGTCCGGCGGTGAATCCAGCACCGAGCGTTCGGTGCTCACGTCTTGTCCGGCCGGGTGCTGCGCGCCCGCCTGCGGCCTTGCTGCCGCGCCGCCGGATGAGGCCTGTGCCGCCGTTCCTGTGCGTTGGCAGTATCGACGCGCGCGAACGTGAAAGCCATGTTCGATGGCGGCATGTGGGGTCTGGTCAGGCTGCCGGGGACAGGTTGCGCCAGACGTGAAAGCTAATCAGGACGGTTGCGGCGAGTACGATAGCCGCGTCCATGCTAGCCGCCTGCTCGTGTTCGAGCGGGGCGTGCGCGCATTTGCCGTCCGGGCCGCGTATTGACGTAGTAACCAAGCGGCCCGAACCAGAAGGCGACACGTCGATGAAAATTCGATTTCCGAGCCGATTCGGAACTTTGGCTGTATTTTTCGCGCTGACGGGCTGTGCCGTGCCGCCCAGCCAGACGAGCAGCAACACGAACCAGAAGAACGCGGTCAGGACGACCGCCGCGGACAGCAACGCGCAACTGAATTTCGATTCGGCGCTGGCGTCGATGCCGGCTGCCGACAGCAAGGAAGCCAAGGGCGCGTCGCTCGCCGATGCGCAGCCGATCAACGGCGCCGACGTATCCGATTTCCGCCAGACCGGCCGGGCGTCGTGGTACGGCAGGGGCTTCCACGGCCGCCGCACCGCGAACGGCGAGCGCTTCAACATGAACGCGTTCACGGCCGCTCACCGGACGCTGCCGCTGTCGTCGTACATCAAGGTGACGAACGCGTCGACCGGCAAGTGGGTCGTCGTGAAGGTCAACGACCGCGGGCCGTTCAAGCGTGGCCGCGTGCTCGACCTGTCCTACGCGGCCGCCAAGCTGATCGGGCTCGTGCATGCCGGCACCGGGCGCGTGAAGATCGAAGGGCTGTCGCCGCAGGAAGCGCGCGCGGCGCGCGATGAAATGCTCGCGTCGATCTCGACGAAGTAACGCTGCGGGTTTCCGCGCGACGGGTTTCCGCTTCCCCCAGCGGACCCAACGACAAAGGGCTGCCATCGGCAGCCCTTTGTCGTTTCTGCGGCGCCGCCGCTCAACCGTCCTTCAGCGCGAGCGCGCGCGCATACAGCGCATTGCGCGACGCGCCCGTCAGCGCGGCCGCGAGCTTGGCCGCGCTCTTCACCGGCACCTCTTCCAGCAGCAGCCTGAGCAGCGCGTCGTGCGCGGTGTCGTCGTCGGCGCCCTTGTCGGCCAGCGCGCCTTCGACGACGAGCACGAACTCGCCGCGCTGCCGGTTCGCGTCCCCTTCGAGCCACGTCAGCCCTTCGGCCAGGGTGCCCTGGAACAGTTGCTCGTGTAGCTTGGTCAGTTCGCGCGCGATCAGCAGCCGGCGCGCGGGGCCGAACGCGTCCGCGAGCGCGGCGACCGTCTCGACGATCCGGTGCGGCGCTTCGTAGAACACGAGCGCGAACGGATGCGCGGCGAGCGCCTGCAGTTCGCTGGCGCGCTGCTTCGCCTTCGGCGGCAGGAAGCCCGCGAACGTGAACGCGCCGGCCCAGTCGCCGGCGACGCTGAGCGCAGTCACGGCAGCGCTCGCGCCCGGCAGCGGAATCACCGCGAAGCCGGCCGCGCGCACCGCGTCGACGAGCCGCGCGCCGGGGTCCGAGATGCCGGGCGTACCGGCGTCCGACACATACGCGACGCGTTCGCCCGCGCGCAGGTGCTCGATCACGCGCAGCGCCGCTTCGCGTTCGTTGTGCTCGTGCGCGGCGATGAGCGGCTTCGAGATCCCGTAGCGGGCGAGCAACTGGCCCGTGTTGCGGGTGTCTTCGGCGGCGATGCGGTCGGCGAGGCCGAGCACGTGGAGCGCGCGCAGCGTGATGTCGGCGGTGTTGCCGATCGGCGTCGCGACGATGTAGAGCGCGGCGCTCGGGTAGTGCTGCGTGTGCGCAAGTTCGAGGAGGGCAGTCATGGCGGGCAACGCGCGCGGTCGCGGCGCAAGCGGAACAAGGTCGGCATTGTGCCACGGGGCGCCTGCGGAATCGGGCGGCGCACGTGCGCCGTCGCTCGCGGATGGGCAGCCGGTTGCGCGCACGGACAACTTTTCCGGCGCGGCGCGATCCAAGTCGGTCGGCGCGGCGTTCGAGGCGCGCGCGCGGCAGTTCCTCGAGCGTCGCGGGCTCGCGTTCGTTGCGGCGAACGTGACGATGCGCGGCGGCGAGCTCGATCTCGTGATGCGGGAGCCGGACGGCACGCTGGTGTTCGTCGAGGTGCGCGCGCGGCGCAGCGTCCGGCATGGCGGCGCGGCAGCGAGCGTCGGCTGGCGCAAGCGCATGCGGCTCGTCGCGGCGGCCCAGCGCTTCTGGGCGCGGCACGGCGCAGACGCACCGTGCCGCTTCGACGTGGTCGCGTTCGAGGCCGGGCAGCTCGTATGGCTGCGCGACGCGTTTCGCGCGGACGACGCGTAACGCGAGCTGTGACGAGATGTAAAGAGTTCTGCCGGCCTTCGGGGAGAGGCCCTGGAGTACGGTAAACTCGCCGCACCCACGATGTCGCGCGATGGGCCATCGCGCTAGCACACGATCAGGAATCGATGTCAGTCGAACGTATTCAGCAACATTTCCGCGACAGCGCCGCGCTTCATGTCGAAGCCGGCGACGCGCTGTCGCTGCCGATCGCGGCCGCGGTCGACGCGATGTTCGCCGCGCTGGCGAACGGCAACAAGATCGTCGCATGCGGCGACGGCCCGTCGGCCGCCGCCGCGCACTACCTCGCCGTGTCGCTGGTCGGCGGCTTCGAGCGCGAGCGCCCGGGCCTGCCGGCGATCGCGCTCGCCACCGACGTGTCCCACGCCGGCCTGACCGGCGCGCTGGCGCCGGATCAGCTGTTTGCGCAACAGGTGCGCGTGCTCGGGCAGACCGGCGACATCCTGCTCGTGCTGGACCCGACCGGCGCGTCGCCGCGCGTGCTGGCCGCCGTCGGCGAGGCGCACGAGCGCGAGATGACGGTGGTCGCGCTGACGGGCGGCAGCAGCCTTGCGCTGGCAGCCGCGCTGTCCGACACCGACATCCTGATCAGCGTGCCGGCCGAACGGGCGGCGCGCATTCACGAAATCCATCTGCTGACCATCCACTGCCTGTGCGACGGCATCGACGCGATGCTGCTGGGTGAGGATTGAACGAAGGAGAGCCGTCGATGAAGAAAAGCCGCGTCCAACAGACGCTCGTCAGAACCACGCTCCTGGCCGCGCTGACGGCCGGTCTCGCGGTGTCGCTACAGGGCTGCGTGCTCGGGGTGGTGGGCGCCGCGGCCGGCGGCGGCGCGCTGATCGCGACCGATCGCCGCACGCTCGGCGCGCAGACGGAAGACCGCGAGATCCAGCTCAAGGCGACGACGCAGATCAACAACGGCCTGCCGGACCAGTCGCACGTGGCCGTGACCGTGTTCAACCGCCGCGTGCTGCTGACGGGCGAAGTGCCGAACGATGCGTCGAAGCAGCGCGCCGAGGAAATCGTGCGCGGCATCAACAACGTGAACGGCATCGTCAACGAACTGGCGGTCGGGCCGGCGAGCTCGCTGTCGGATCGCGCGAACGACTCGTACCTCGAAGGGCGCGTGAAGACCGCGCTGATCGCGACGAAGGACCTCTCAGCGAACAACTACAAGGTCGTCAGCGAGCGCGGCAACCTGTACCTGATGGGGCTCGTCACGGTCGACGAAGGCAACCGCGGCGCGGAAGTCGCGAGCCAGG encodes:
- a CDS encoding dienelactone hydrolase family protein encodes the protein MTAQWIDIPTGNDSFGGYLALPRRGKGPAVIIVQEIFGVNAHIRSVADQYAADGYVALAPDVFWRTQPRVELAYEGADRDKGIELLQKTDVNLAVADIAAAADLLRARPEAGGKVAAIGYCFGGRLAYLAAATGKVDAAVAYYGGGIQNALDVAGKVTQPILFHYAENDHGIPLTAVDQVKAAFAGRDNAAFHLYPGAEHGFNCTERASYNQRAAALAHGRTLTFLAEHL
- a CDS encoding NAD(P)H-dependent flavin oxidoreductase, with amino-acid sequence MSVRSLSTPFAERFGLRLPLVQAPMVGATTPAMVAAASNAGALGSLGGGAFAPERLADEVAQIRAATDRPFAVNLFVLPELAPDAATIARAIAAIDPLNAALGLPPGVAPARFAPDFRAQLDMLVSLRVPVASFTFGVLDAADVARLKAAGTYVIGTATHVAEGLAWQAAGADALSAQGAEAGGHRGTFIGAADDALIGTLALVPQLVDATGLPVLAAGGIMDGRGIAAALALGAQAAQLGTAFLTCAESPIAADWKARLLASADTSTQVTRAITGRHARGLRNMLMARLGERPGDVAPYPMQNALTQPLRQAAARANDGDYLSLWAGQGAPLARRRGDALTASQLIDALDAEWRATAR
- a CDS encoding branched-chain amino acid ABC transporter substrate-binding protein, with the translated sequence MNIKMQKLLPIAAAATLCVAGAGNAFADQVVKIGHVAPLTGGIAHLGKDNENGARLAVEEINAKGLTVGGQKITLQLDAQDDAADPRQATQVAQKLVDDKVVAVVGHLNSGTSIPASKIYSDAGIVQISPSATNPAYTQQGFKTTYRVVATDAQQGPALANYAHSKGIKSVAVVDDSTAYGQGLANEFEKKAKALGLKVVSHDATNDKAVDFRAILTKIKGENPDAIMYGGMDATGGPFAKQAKQLGLRAKILAGDGVCTEKLADLAGDATDNVVCSEAGASLEKMPGGAAFKAKYEKRFGQPIQIYAPFTYDAVYIVADAMKRSNSTDPAKILAAMPETNYTGVIGTTTFDSKGDLKHGVISLYNYKGGKKTFLDEVKM
- a CDS encoding MFS transporter yields the protein MSESSPDFAAAPAAHRALSLPVRQRARTATMALFFVAGMMYASWGVHVPTVRDKFALSPALLSIALFAVAGGSIAAMLTVARWIARVGSRTACLAGGLVMSACAALILVVPDYPLLLAVLALFGFSMATLDVAMNAEASAVEIAIGRPIMSALHGMFSVGGMAGAAAGGALLSAGMAPAAHLALAAAVSAAVLVAACPSVLPHVPHHAHAHGGGNRWRSPALWMLGGIALVALIAEGAMYDWATVYMRDVVAASPALASAAYAAFSGGMAAARFAGDAVRARFGAPQLVFASASLACAGMIGALLLPHPAAVLTGFTLMGLGLANMMPVLFAAAARVKGIHAAEGLAHVAGLAYFGLLFGPVVIGAVAQAANLTIGLAVVALCAALVAAVAPKVLAHLKI
- a CDS encoding HugZ family pyridoxamine 5'-phosphate oxidase — translated: MNIDPVLALHLLHRCALGTLATHAREPQGFPYPTVVPFAPDARHRPVILVSGLAEHTRNLAADPRAGFLVVDAPDGDVLNAERATLLGRFAPVDADPHLVARYLRYEPDAARYLALGDFTFWALDVERLRYIGGFGRMGWVEGAALDAGAPLGFDDEQALWAAYDAADVRRVGLDLLGVDRYGADWRHDGRRVRTAFDAPQMDAGVLRAQLIACAQRVA
- a CDS encoding H-NS histone family protein, which translates into the protein MSSYKDLLAQREKLEKQIEEAKSREYAEVLNDVKQKIADYGFTLAELGLSRAKAGKVGRPRAGVAAKYRDPESGATWSGRGKPPRWIAGKNREQFAI
- a CDS encoding cation diffusion facilitator family transporter; protein product: MSTFSGDVQSGEKHAVARKSTLVSIVLNVVLATFQIVVGTIAHSQALIADGIHSISDLISDFVVLVANRHSGAMPDADHNYGHSRYETVASLFLGAILIAVGIGMLWRAGDRLVHLEDIPPVHFSALIVAVTVLVSKEALFRYMLREAQRVRSAMLVANAWHARSDAASSLVVAIGIVGSLAGVRLLDPIAAAIVGFMVARMGWTFGYDALQDLSDRALDETDTAEIRALLAATPGVRDVHDLRTRKMGDSALVDAHILVDPMISVSEGHYIAETARARVLSDRRVLDALIHVDPENDAARRPALALPPRGEIAARLEAELARRGLRADTVNLHYLSTGLEIDVTLAADPHATADADATLADRLDVDALTRQFGARRIRFTRAVQERP